Below is a window of Tsuneonella deserti DNA.
AGCGCTGAAAACGCAAACGGGGGCGGCAACTGCCGCCCCCGTCGCCCGTCCGGGGCGGGGACAACGACCCGGCGGCTATTGATCCTTTTCCAGTCGCTCGATTTCGCGGTCCAGCGACCGAAGTGCTTCAGAGCGCGCGTTTTCCGGCATGTCGGCGTCGGCCGAGATGCTCGCCCGGGCCGAGCGGAGGCCTGCCAGTGCCTCCTGCCCGATGCGCTTCTGGCAGATGCGGATGACCTGCCGGCCATCGGCACTACGGCTTTCACTGACGTTGCCTTCGCCGTCGCAGGTCATGACAACCCTGGGAGCTGAGAGGCGCGCAATGCGCCCCACGCGAGCAGCCTCTTTGGCCGTCCGCGCGATCGCCTGGCGGTCGACCATGGCGATCCGCTCCTGATCCTCGCCAAGCCGCTCCATCCGCTTCTCGAGCGCCTCCATTTCCTTTTCGAAGGCTTTCTCATCGAACGCGCCATCCGGGCCCGCTCGAAGGACGCGACGCTCGATGACCCGCGGACCGCGCTCGCTATCCTCGGCCGTGCGAACGACCACGACCCGGCGCTTTCCATCCTTTCCGGTCTCGTGGATCACGTAGCGTTCTGCTTGAACCTCTGGCGGCAAAGGCGCTTCCGGCGCGGCTGGCGGAACCGGCACAGCTACGTCGTCGTTCACCAGCGGGGCAGCGGGTGGCACAGGCGGTTCGGGTAGCTGCGGCGCTTCGGGCGCTTCATCCTGAGCATAGCTGATCGACGCGGTGAGCGGGACGAGAAGCATGCTCGCACCGATCAGGAGCGCACCGGCACGCCGGCGGCGGAGAGATGGGTCAGTCATCGTAAGGTTCCTCAAGCGGTGGACGATGGATTTGTCGCCAAGCACGGGGCAAGCCATCGGCGCCGCCAGGGCACCTCGCGGGCCGGCCACCGCCGAAGCGATCAGGATGGCGTAGG
It encodes the following:
- a CDS encoding M56 family metallopeptidase → MSWIFDTLVWTGALIALVLSARRPVSRSFGPKAAYALWLLPLMRLVLPPIVLPAWLAPGPAVLVPPPLPPTGTAELSYLAAAPAQAPFNWQLLLLAVWSAGVVIYITLRLTSYFQLRRQLLESARCVGEAGRIRLVETPATASPLAFGVLDKVVALPPGFMASSDRRARDLALAHELAHHRAQDLAFNFLALPLFALHWFNPLSLLGWRAMRRDQEAACDARVIEHRDRSERAAYAILIASAVAGPRGALAAPMACPVLGDKSIVHRLRNLTMTDPSLRRRRAGALLIGASMLLVPLTASISYAQDEAPEAPQLPEPPVPPAAPLVNDDVAVPVPPAAPEAPLPPEVQAERYVIHETGKDGKRRVVVVRTAEDSERGPRVIERRVLRAGPDGAFDEKAFEKEMEALEKRMERLGEDQERIAMVDRQAIARTAKEAARVGRIARLSAPRVVMTCDGEGNVSESRSADGRQVIRICQKRIGQEALAGLRSARASISADADMPENARSEALRSLDREIERLEKDQ